CTTAGACTATGAAGAAAATATTAACATTCATTAACGCAACACTGCATTCTGAATTGATCCAGTAATCAACTTTTGAAATCCTGATCCATTGTCTAAAGGGCATGGCTATTGCTAAGGTCTTTTCATTCTTGTGCATTACAAACTTCAGCAAATTGCCACTGACATGTATCTTTGCTTTAGGACTAGAACATTGCATATTACACATTATTGTTCAATTAGTGATGGATTTATGTTAATAAGGaacaatttaaaatagaaataacaatcACACATCTCTCTTACAAGATAGAAAGGTTTGATGCAAACTTTCACAACAAAATTATACAATAAGGTTAACACACACAGTGAAGAAATAGAAGAAAACATTCCCTTATATTATTAAATCAAATGCAGAGCTCTCCCATAATAGGTAAGGACACATCCCTTTAATAAATCACACGGTTCTGCCTTGTGTTGTTACAAGTGATTCCTAATGGTACTATATGAGATTAGATTTTAAATCAAGAGTAGCCATTTAGAAAGATGTTTTTCCTGTTACTACTTTTTCCTTCCATTTGTGACATTTTTGAACCCACAGACCAGTTTCATATGCAATATCTAATCATAAATGGGGGCCAAATCTCTTTTGCTATATCAAATTAACCAATCTCCCACAAACCCCTAATTTATCCAAACTACAGAGGGAATGGGTAGACAGTATGATGTGCTATATGTATTCGAAATTAAACGTGTTAAAAACTGTTCTGTGTACTTGAAGAATTTGAAACCCCCTTTTAAAGGAATTAGGGTTTCACTATTATTTTGGGTTCAAAGGGACCAATCAATATTTGGGGGACAGTTCTTTAAATATGAGTATAAAGAACCCCAGGGCAGGTGAAAGATAACTTGGATAAAATTGTGTATATTTGTTTGATTTGTCACAGCAACATTAAAACAAGGCTTTCGTCTCTAAGAGAACAGGATGGATTCAACATAGAATGCACCATAATCACTTAGTGctattgaatatttatttttctcagtGGTTTCCTatgattatatatacacacacagtttacAATCTGTTTTTGCCCCTATCGATATTTATGGAACCTGGAAGAACAAAGGCTTGGTGCCTAGTTTTCCCTCCCCAAAAGGGGCTTCCGTTACTCATGAAAAGTaatgggggtgggtgagggggaggagAATCACTAAGTGCTTAAATTTTTGGCGATCCCTACTAAAGGGGTGGGCGGTTTCTACTTAACAAACAAGGCTGCTCTTTCTGTTTTAATGAGATGTAACTCTTTTTTTGAGACAGTAGGTGGCTCTAAAAAGAGCCTTTGGGTTAGCTGTGAAGTTGAAGGATTCACCTTTCTTCTTGGTCAGTTTCATTTGCTCTTGGCCTTATGACTTTCGGTTTTCTTGGGCAACAGCACAGCCTGGATATTGGGCAGGACACCCCCTTGAGCGATCGTGACTTTCCCCAACAGCTTGTTGAGCTCCTCGTCGTTTCGGATGGCGAGCTGCAGGTGACGGGGGATGATCCTGGTTTTCTTGTTGTCCCGAGCAGCGTTGCCAGCCAGCTCCAGAATCTCAGCGGTCAGATACTCCAGCACCGCAGCCATATAGACCGGGGCGCCAGCGCCCACCCGCTCCGCATAATTACCTTTGCGAAGCAAGCGGTGCACACGGCccactgggaactgcagcccAGCCCGGGAGGAGCGAGACTTCGCCTTAGCCCGCACCTTACCTCCCTGTTTTCCTCTACCCGACATTGTAATTCGGTCTCTAGCAACAACTACCCCGCCCACAATCTGCTAA
The Eretmochelys imbricata isolate rEreImb1 chromosome 1, rEreImb1.hap1, whole genome shotgun sequence DNA segment above includes these coding regions:
- the LOC144259435 gene encoding histone H2A.J, with the translated sequence MSGRGKQGGKVRAKAKSRSSRAGLQFPVGRVHRLLRKGNYAERVGAGAPVYMAAVLEYLTAEILELAGNAARDNKKTRIIPRHLQLAIRNDEELNKLLGKVTIAQGGVLPNIQAVLLPKKTESHKAKSK